The sequence CCTGTGAGCTCGACGGGAGCATTTATGGACGTGGAAATAGTGATCGGAGACCCTGAATCCCTCCGGAAGAAGATCGATGCGATCCGTATCGCTGGAACCGGCAAACTTCAGGTACTTCACTGTAGTTTCATTGTTGGTGCTGTTTCATTCTGGTTATGCTTGAGAAATCTCAGGTGATTGCTGATTTTGATTGCACGCTCACGAGGTACTGGATTGATGGTGTCCGCGGGCAATGTAGGCTTCTGTTTTGCTCTTGAATTGtgagttttttcttttgttttgttttgaggtGGAAGGGATTATTGATGttggtttgtgtttttgtgttttgattagcGAGCCATGGGTTGTTGCGGCAGGGGAACCCGGAGTTTGATGAGAAAAGAAAGGCTTTGTATGAGTATTATCATCCACTGGAGATCTCTCCGACAATACCTATTGCAGAGAAGGCAAAGATTATGGAGGAGTGGTAAGAGTTCTGCTTGTTCTGCCTGTGATTTCTTCGCTGCAATTTGATTTTGGAGGCTTTTCGCATTTGCTTTTCTGGTTTTCATGTCTTTCTTGATGATATATTTTGGTAAAGATGTGTTTTTTAAGTGGTTTCTTTGCATCTAATTGTTCATCAGTATTTTGAAGCATATTATTTACAATCAGTTGTTTCACTGTCTGATATCGTGGTAAAGAATTAAGGAGCTTGTGCGTAgcactttctttcttttgatgtcCCATGTTAGCTGATGTTTATTTgtgatatgttttcttttaggtgGATTTTCGGTCATATTATTTAGTTGTCCGCTTAATGCCAATGCGCATTCTTATAGTGTGCAATTTAAATCTTCACCCATCATAATAGTGGTAAATTTCAGGCTTGTAGATTTTACTTTAGCTCGATTATTTTCTTTGCTTCTGAAAATTTGATTTCCTTACAACTTAACGCTGCCACTGGCGTTTCCTAAGGCCTAtacaattgtatttttattacaatGTACAGTTGTATACTCACTTTCTTGTGTTGAGATCCTGATTCATCTTTGAGACCTGGGCATCGTCCTTTCCCTGTTTTGTTCCATATTCTCATTTctcaagttttttgtttttgtataatGTTATATGTTCGATGACTTTGTAACTTTTAATTGTCCGGCAATCTTCAAATATGATCTTATAATTGCAGGTGGGGAAAGACACATGGTCTTCTTGTTGAGGGAGGCCTGACTTTTCAAGCAATAAAAGATTCTGTTTTGGATGCTAATATTGCATTTAGAGATGGTGTGCTCGAGCTGTTTGAATTCTTGGAGGTATGATGCCATCTTGTCATATTGTCTCAGAAAAGAGAAGTATATTTTTTAGCATACAATACTAGATTTTGCCATATTATtaacatgaaatttattttgtctGTTCTATATTCTTttggcttttatttttattttttagttttcacgATAGGAACTTCTTctagaaatttaattataacataAGAGTGCCAAATGGCAAACAAAATGGATTGCTGGACCACTGCACCTTGAGGCATAGAGCAATATTGCTTCTTTACTGAATGACTGGATCTTAATGCTCAATCTACTGTTGATGGTGATACCCCATAATCACaagtcaaaacaaaatatatcaacTTTAATTTACTATGTTGTGCACATTTTCTCTGTTATATCTTTCTATTGGACTTCTGTCACCCCAATATATGAACCAAGATGTAAACTAGTTAAAAGCATTCCATGCATGTCTTAGTAAATGAACTGACGTCTGGAAATCATGTTTAGTGTTATGTCTAGTGGTAaacatcctttttttattttacttttccttTAAAATGCAGGAGAGAGGTGTGCCTCTTCTAGTGTTTTCTGCTGGCCTTGCCGATATTATTGAAGAGGTCAGTCACATGATATCTAGTGCGTTTTTTCCTTCTTTCATAGTTTTGATGATTTACACAATCCTCTTTCTGCCAGGTTTTCAGGCAGAGACTTCATCGAACTTTCAAGAACATCAAGGTCGTCTCTAACAGGATGGTATTTGATGGCAATGGTCAACTTATAGGCTTTAAAGGTAATTCCTACATCATCCTTTTTTCCCTTGATGGTATTTTAAATACTTTTAGCCGATTTCTTGAGCATTTGCATTGTCGCTATATTGATTAAAATTGATTGATTTAAGCCAATACTAAAGTGAATATTTTTCTCCTTTTAATGTGGTGTATCAGAGTTCCGGAGTGTAAACCCAGCATAATATTCTGGATTaccatttcttttattttcttgtttttcttttttgttataagcttcttatttatgtttttctcttccCCATTTTTTCAAGGAGAATGGCTTTCGGTTACCTTGATGATCGTGTAAATTTTTTGTATTACCTGAACTACTTTtcgtaatttaatatttatttcaggAAAGACAATTCATGTTCTGAATAAAAACGAGCATGCATTGGATATGGCAGCCCCTGTTCATGAAAAATTAGGAGATCCTAACGGATTAGACTATGATTTTGCTTCGGTGAAGGCAAGGAAAAATGTCCTGCTCCTTGGTGATCATATTGGAGATTTGGGCATGTCTGATGGTTTGAACTACGAAAATCGAATTGCTGTTGGATTCCTGTAAGTAGttattcatctttttatttccaAATCATTAAGCCACCAACAAATTTTGTGCTGTCAATTTATGTTTCTGATTGCTCTTGCATGTGCATGGTTTATTCCATTTGGTGCAACTTTCTCATTAAATCTGTCAGTATACTTGAAAATGGAATGATTCCATACAGTAGTTAAATTAAATCAGGCTGGTGCTTCATCAGTTTAGCGATGATTCTTATACAGCCAGCGGATTGTATGCGAGTCCAAGTTCTAGAAATTTATGTTCGAGATGTATGTATTCCAAACACGGGAATATTCAGAAACAGAACATgttatcttttctatttttgtgtCATGTGCTTTGCTTTATTTGGTACAATTAACTAAGCCATTCTTTTCCTTGCACAGGAATGAAAATGTTGCCGACTCTCTGGAGAATTATCGTGAAGCTTTTGACATTGTATATCTGGTGAGCGGGCGGGTTTTCGATATTCTATAGCAACAAGTAACCGATTTATAAAAGTTCTCCgacatgttttctatttttttttttttccaccttTCCAACTCATCCCTATCATTTACATTGTACAGAATGATGCACCCATGAAAGGAGTTGTCCAGCTTGTCTCTCAACTTTGTTCATCCCCCAAGTGATTTTGCTGctgtgctttttcttttttctcctaATTAATTTGTAGCTTTTAAATCTTAGTGATTAATAAGTACTTTACttgcaaatttgaaatttaataagaCCAGATTACTacacttttctttttgttttaaatttaatgccACATAAAATGTTTGTtcatatttcattcaaaattatgATTCTGTGATCATGCATTCACATGCACAAAGAACGCTTGCAGAAGTAATGGAATATTCATTTCtcaatatcaaagaaaaaaatggggCAAGATTTTTTTGTCGCCAATGTTTGTGAACtatgtttctatttttctttcacttATTTTGTCgacaaaattaaacaattaatagGCCATGCAAATCCGGAACGACGAAGAATAGCTTTCAAGAGCTTTACAATTCCGAAACCGCGACATTTATCCACCTCGTTCATCAATTAAAAAGATTGGCTGTTTTAGTCCCTCAATTGaataattttgttcattttaatacctcaaaataacacaaaagcaAAACGAGAAATTGCCTGAATTTTTGCctgaaaaaaaaacctcattaaTTAAAGATCAACCAAACTAGGGTGCATGCCCAAATCCATTCCACAAAAGTTACAAAACCAAGTCATTTTACCAAAAACCTTAACCTAACCTGTTAGACCAGAATTAGATATGAATATCCTTAATTGGATAAACCTACCCTAGTTGGGCCAATTCCTAC comes from Dioscorea cayenensis subsp. rotundata cultivar TDr96_F1 chromosome 15, TDr96_F1_v2_PseudoChromosome.rev07_lg8_w22 25.fasta, whole genome shotgun sequence and encodes:
- the LOC120276914 gene encoding 7-methylguanosine phosphate-specific 5'-nucleotidase A isoform X1, encoding MFPGALRAIASTSALIPRGSSFSFQHSHKHLTGTAPSPSRACFHGNRCIPIAPVSSTGAFMDVEIVIGDPESLRKKIDAIRIAGTGKLQVIADFDCTLTRYWIDGVRGQSSHGLLRQGNPEFDEKRKALYEYYHPLEISPTIPIAEKAKIMEEWWGKTHGLLVEGGLTFQAIKDSVLDANIAFRDGVLELFEFLEERGVPLLVFSAGLADIIEEVFRQRLHRTFKNIKVVSNRMVFDGNGQLIGFKGKTIHVLNKNEHALDMAAPVHEKLGDPNGLDYDFASVKARKNVLLLGDHIGDLGMSDGLNYENRIAVGFLNENVADSLENYREAFDIVYLNDAPMKGVVQLVSQLCSSPK
- the LOC120276914 gene encoding cytosolic 5'-nucleotidase 3 isoform X2, with protein sequence MFPGALRAIASTSALIPRGSSFSFQHSHKHLTGTAPSPSRACFHGNRCIPIAPVSSTGAFMDVEIVIGDPESLRKKIDAIRIAGTGKLQVIADFDCTLTRYWIDGVRGQSSHGLLRQGNPEFDEKRKALYEYYHPLEISPTIPIAEKAKIMEEWWGKTHGLLVEGGLTFQAIKDSVLDANIAFRDGVLELFEFLEERGVPLLVFSAGLADIIEEVFRQRLHRTFKNIKVVSNRMVFDGNGQLIGFKGKTIHVLNKNEHALDMAAPVHEKLGDPNGLDYDFASVKARKNVLLLGDHIGDLGMSDGLNYENRIAVGFLNENVADSLENYREAFDIVYLVSGRVFDIL